In a genomic window of Erigeron canadensis isolate Cc75 chromosome 5, C_canadensis_v1, whole genome shotgun sequence:
- the LOC122599373 gene encoding ALA-interacting subunit 3-like: MSHSTTAPVNSASVDSQDSSVPRRNSKRPKYSRFTQQELPACKPILTPRWVISAFMLVTIVFVPIGLASLFASHDVVEIVDRYDDRCAPTGSKSDKVRFIQSDADKTCNRTLIVPKHMKQPIYIYYQLDNFYQNHRRYVKSRSDQQLRSRSGENDVSTCKPEDSVNGSSIVPCGLVAWSMFNDTFSFSANNNRQLPVQKKGISWKSDRDSKFGKDVFPKNFQNSKLIGGAHLNESIPLSEQEDLIVWMRTAALPTFRKLYGKIEVDLQAGDTINVVMQNNYNTYSFNGKKKLVLSTTSWLGGKNDFIGIAYLAVGGLCFVLAMAFTIIYLVKPRRLGDPSYLSWNRNPGGH, translated from the exons atgagcCATTCCACGACGGCTCCGGTGAATTCAGCTTCCGTTGATTCGCAAGATTCATCTGTTCCTCGTCGAAATTCTAAACGACCTAAAT attctAGGTTTACTCAGCAGGAACTTCCAGCTTGCAAACCTATTCTTACACCTAGATGG gTGATTTCAGCATTTATGCTTGTGACAATCGTTTTTGTACCGATTGGACTGGCATCTCTTTTCGCTTCCCATGAT GTAGTTGAAATCGTTGATCGTTATGACGATCGTTGTGCGCCAACAGGTTCGAAAAGTGATAAAGTTAGGTTTATACAATCTGATGCTGACAAAACCTGCAATAGAACCTTAATT GTGCCAAAACATATGAAGCAGCCTATTTATATTTACTATCAGCTTGACAACTTCTATCAGAATCACCGAAG GTATGTTAAGAGCCGAAGTGATCAGCAATTGAGGAGCCGAAGTGGTGAGAATGATGTAAGTACTTGTAAACCTGAAGATTCTGTAAATGGATCGTCGATTGTGCCTTGTGGGCTTGTAGCCTGGAGTATGTTCAATGATACTTTCAGCTTCTCTGCTAACAACAATCGGCAGTTACCTGTACAAAAGAAAGGCATTTCATGGAAAAGTGACAGAGATAGTAAGTTTGGCAAAGATGTCTTCcccaaaaattttcaaaatagcAAGCTTATTGGTGGCGCACATCTCAATGAGTCTATACCA TTAAGTGAGCAGGAAGATCTTATTGTGTGGATGCGGACTGCTGCCTTGCCAACTTTTAGGAAGCTATATGGGAAGATAGAGGTGGATCTCCAGGCTGGTGATACTATAAATGTGGTTATGCAGAACAATTATAACACATATAGCTTTAATGGCAAGAAGAAACTCGTGCTCTCAACCACAAGCTGGCTTGGTGGAAAGAACGACTTCATTGGCATTGCATATCTTGCTGTTGGTGGCTTGTGCTTCGTCTTGGCTATGGCTTTCACTATTATATATCTGGTTAAGCCCAG GCGGCTTGGAGATCCATCTTATCTGTCCTGGAACCGTAATCCAGGTGGTCATTGA